The segment gctggggtgtcCTAATCATCCTCCCCCCCGCCATAGAGCTCCGCCAGCTTCTTGAAGCGGCTGCCCCAGTCGCTGAGGTAGTCATAGTCCTGGTCGCGGTCAGAGTCGGAGGAGTTGAGGGAGCTGAGCGAGGCGGCCTCCGAGCCGCTGCCCTCGTAGTCGAACACCAGCAGCGAGTCATAGGGGGGGGCCGTGGGGTCTGTGTCAGCCGCTTTCAGGTTCTGCGGAAGCAGAGGGGTCAGTGCCTGTCCCccccatgctggggacactccAATGGTACCTGCATGGCCAGGGTCAGGTCTCACCTCCTCGATGAAGGTGCCGATGTCATCGGGGTTGGCGGGACGGGGCTGGTACTGGGGGGCCGGCAGGAGGGTGGGGGCCACGTCATTGCGGAGCAGCACGTCAGGGCGGGCGTCCAGGCCCCGGTGCAGCTGCCGCAGGTCGTAGTCCTGGGGGGGACATGATGGAGAAGGGCAGGGTCAGGCTGCCTGTGCTGgcaccagctccccagccccccagcacACCCACCTGGTCCTCTTCCCCACCGCCCTCCTCCCCATAGTAAAAGATGTTGTCCCGTGTGTCGTCCTCGGGCAGCAGCAGTGGCTCCTTCGTCACCTTCTTCCTCCTcacaaagagcagcagcagcagcaggatgacTGTGGGGAGCACCAGCATCAGTGGGGACATGTCACCCCTCTCTGCCCCATGTGGGGTGTAGCCCCTCAGCACCAGAACCACAGGACCCCTCACTCACGCAGCAAAGCCAGGAGGGCACCGAGGGCGGCAAGGACGATGGGCAGGCCGGTGGCGGGCTGGGATCTCTGGGCACAGCTCTGCACTGGCCCCTCGCAGTCGCAGACCCGTGCGGTGATGATGGTGAGCTGGGCTTTGCCTGGCCGGTCGAAGAGCCGCAGGTAGACGCTGTAGAGCTCTGGCTCCAGTGGTGCCACCAGCCGCAGGGTGACGGTGTCATCTGCGCAAGACCAGCACCATGGGTGACCCATGTTGATGTGCACCAGTAATGTCACCACAGCGCAGCCCATGTCGCACTGAGCATTCCCCCAGCATTACCTTTGTCACCGACCTCCACAGCCCAGCTGTCCCCTGAGCCGTGGCTGAGCTCGGCGCGGAAGGGgccagtgttggggggcaggtccCTGTCGGTGATGGTGAGgacctggggctgggggctgcggtTGCAAATGGTGATGTCCCGGGGCTCGGCCTCAGGGCCGTGGTCATTCACGTCAAGCAGGGTGAGGAGGAGAGTGCCAGTGCCTGTGGCGGGTGGCGAGCCTGCGGGGGGGAGTGATGCTGGAGGGGGGATCCCCAAAACCAACACCctcatggggacagggatgcccCGAGCAGGGGACAGGCAGCCCCATCACCGCTCCGTGCCGGAGCTGGGATGTGGTTCCTGGTGCCGGCAGCACGTGTCCCTCACGCGGGACAGCAGGAACAAGGGGCCCTTTCATGGCCCTCACCATCGTCCACCGCCAGCAGCATGGCAGCGTAGGTGCTATTCTTGGCAAAGGGCGACTCGCGGTCCAGGTGGTCCCGTGCCATCACGAGGCCGTTCTCGGGGTGCACAGCCAGCCAACCCGCCGGATCGTGCCCCATCAGGTAtctgggggcagaggggagctGGTGATGCGACGGGGttgacagggacccccccacacctcaacctcaaccccatccctgctcaCTTGATCCTCTGCCCCTGGGCCGTGTCGGGGTCCTGTGCAGTGCAGGAGGCGAGGGTCTGCCCTGGTGGCACATCCTCCGGCACTCGGGCCAGCTGCACCGGTGGCTCAAACACAGGCGCCTCGTTGACATCCTCCACATTGACCGTCACCGTGGCGGTGGCTGTGGGCAGCTTCACGGCGAAGGGGGCCTCGTTGGTCACGGCCACATGGAGCACGAACTGCTTCTTGGCCTCATAGTCCAGAccctgggagagaggaggggacgGGTAGCACCCTGCTGTGGGCAGCAAGAGGGGGACATGGAAGGGACACCCACCTTGGCGGTGCGGAGGACGCCCTCATTGCTGGCAGGGTCAGTGGCAATGGCGAAGATTCCCCCCTCATTGCCGCGCAGGATGGAGTACACAGCTCGCCACGCCGGCGTGTTCAGCTCGTCCAGGTCGGTGACAGCCAGCCGGGCCACCTCCCGCCCGGCCGCATTCTCTGGCACGGCCTCCTCGTACTGCGGGTGTGCGACACCGTCAGCACTGCAGCCTGGTGGGCACTGGCCTAGCCCCATCCCACGGGGAGATGGTCCCGCTGGGGTTGCCCCACATTACCATTTTGGGGTCAAACTCGGGGGCGTTGTCATTGACGTCCGCAATCTCGATCACGGCCAGCGCTGTTGTGGTCAGCCCCTCGCCATCCAGGTCAGCCGCCTGCACAGTCAGTGTGTACTCCCGCacgcgctgcggtagacagacagacagacagacacagtgtCAGTCCCacccaggcctggggctgacgCCCCCCCAGTGCTGCAGAGCCCACCTCCCGGTCAAGGCCACTGGCAATGACACTGAGGGTGCCGGTGGCCTTGTTGATGGTGAACATGTGAGGATGGGGCTCCCGTGGCTCCTGGCTGAGGATGGAGTATGCGATGACGCCGTTGTAGGTCTCCACCGCATCGTCCGCATCTGTGGCCATCACCTGCATCACGGAGGTGCCTGGGAACAGGACGTCACAGTGAGTGGAGGGACAGGCACCCACGTCCCCCACAGGGATGGTCCCAGGGTTCTCGCCAAGGGATGCGGTACAGGGTCCTACCTGGCAAAGCGCCCTCGGGCACGGAGCCCCTGAAGACCTCCTGCGTGAACTGGGGCTTGTTGTCATTCTGGTCTGTCACTGTCACTATGATCTCCATGGGCTCCTCCACCGGTTTGCCATTCTCAGACACAGCATGGGACAAGAGCTGGAGGGCGGAGGGGTGAGCTGAGGGGCCAGCATGGCACACTGGCACACCATGGCACATGGTGGCAGGGACCTACATGGTACTTGTCGATGCGCTCCCTGTCCAGCGGCTGTGTCACCTTCATCCAGCCGGACTCTTTCTCGATGGTGAAGATGCCCTCAGGGGGGGCGTCtgccccctgccctgtgatgctgtAGAAGATCTTGGTGTCTTTGTCCCGGTTGGATTTGATCTGGGAGGAGACATGGGGGGTTcagtccccctgcagccccagccctgatgCAGGGGAATGGCCACCACCAGCATCTCTCCCAACCTTGACGTGCGCAGCCATGCCCAACCCCCACCCAGACTGACCCCCCCTCATACCTGAACCAGCTTTTTGGGGAAGGGACCCCTCTCATTTTCAGGAACCTTGATGGGGGGAATCACCCAGTCCCTCTTTCGCCTCCTGGGAGCAGCACGAGCCCCGGGTAGCTCCTGCGGGACAGGGGGTGTGAGGGTGCAGccagcagggggac is part of the Patagioenas fasciata isolate bPatFas1 chromosome 13, bPatFas1.hap1, whole genome shotgun sequence genome and harbors:
- the CDH3 gene encoding cadherin-3, which translates into the protein MRELRSGLCPLFILLLLPLLPAAAALAAPPARPCVPPGLRRGPLPAPASSGACVGLYGTEEPYVGVQEDGGPVQLLGVGRALAVPHRDATSQPDPAPVPVRSRRSPQELPGARAAPRRRKRDWVIPPIKVPENERGPFPKKLVQIKSNRDKDTKIFYSITGQGADAPPEGIFTIEKESGWMKVTQPLDRERIDKYHLLSHAVSENGKPVEEPMEIIVTVTDQNDNKPQFTQEVFRGSVPEGALPGTSVMQVMATDADDAVETYNGVIAYSILSQEPREPHPHMFTINKATGTLSVIASGLDRERVREYTLTVQAADLDGEGLTTTALAVIEIADVNDNAPEFDPKMYEEAVPENAAGREVARLAVTDLDELNTPAWRAVYSILRGNEGGIFAIATDPASNEGVLRTAKGLDYEAKKQFVLHVAVTNEAPFAVKLPTATATVTVNVEDVNEAPVFEPPVQLARVPEDVPPGQTLASCTAQDPDTAQGQRIKYLMGHDPAGWLAVHPENGLVMARDHLDRESPFAKNSTYAAMLLAVDDGSPPATGTGTLLLTLLDVNDHGPEAEPRDITICNRSPQPQVLTITDRDLPPNTGPFRAELSHGSGDSWAVEVGDKDDTVTLRLVAPLEPELYSVYLRLFDRPGKAQLTIITARVCDCEGPVQSCAQRSQPATGLPIVLAALGALLALLLILLLLLLFVRRKKVTKEPLLLPEDDTRDNIFYYGEEGGGEEDQDYDLRQLHRGLDARPDVLLRNDVAPTLLPAPQYQPRPANPDDIGTFIEENLKAADTDPTAPPYDSLLVFDYEGSGSEAASLSSLNSSDSDRDQDYDYLSDWGSRFKKLAELYGGGEDD